The segment gtattattagtttaccagatattttattatattcagtgaataacattcctcagaaagatatatttctatcatgtgcaaagtttaatttattaagatttttgcaaaaacctatgacatcacatgaggatcgatcgaccttaaagtcagcatttcacaaattctgtgATCGTTACAACGGTCTTGTATGTCAATACAACATGTCATTcggacaaatgctgtctgacgtgttttataccataTATTAGGCCATGTTTTacacacagattttgactacggattactccgtttgtcTGATGAAGATATTGGGCTCACTGCGAGTGTTtgctccttctaggcacctgatattCAAATGAGCCTTCTTGGCTTTCGCAGATATGTAATAATTCATATCTTCATCCATATGATTTGCCTAATCATTTCTACCTTCAAACTCAATAAACACATGTATCGATATCGATCATATGTTTTCTCGCAATCGTATGATGATTAATGGTTCTAAAGGCAATAGTCATTTCCTTTCTCTGGCTCCTGCCTGAAATCTcggttccccccccccccccaaatttgtCAAAAAGATTTGGTGCAATAATTGCTGTGGATTTGAAATGCAATGTATGAGATTCGGCTCAACTGGAAATTTGGACTGATGCCTTCACTGAAGGGACAGTCCCTCTTAATTGACATTGCCATTGCCATTTGTGTTagataagtgatttgactgttaaactaactatCTATCACTATTTGaatgctgcattacttaccCTCTAGGTGTGTAAAccccaaaatattgattgtatattgtttaaagggactgattcacgatttccccacagattttgtttttcatttcaaatgatcaaaatctacagtctaatatgttagAAAAGGTTTcccaaaaaattaaggttaaaTATCAATGTAATAGTGTGCGCAGGGCTCATGCCATGAGCCTTATGGAGGAACAAAAACAACGTGCTCCTAACTGTAATTTTTATTAATGACCAACATGTGTGGGTCCACACGGGGTCCCggatatatacaaaacatgtaaGAGCGATAACTCTAAGTATGTACAATCACAAGTCAAATGTTACATCTCCCTCTTTTTGAAATTACATAGAAACAATTGTCTTTGGTTTGACAGCACGTCCAGAGCGTGTGATGTAGCAACCTTGACTAGAGTCATTTTTTGATTTAAGGGGACTGTTAATGTCAGACTTTTCAACCTCTAAATTTTCATGATCGTGATTGTTTGTGACCATGGGACTAGAATTTTGATTGTCCAAAACATTGGGAAAGGACTCAAACATAGATACCTGGCTCAAGTCTGGTTCATTTGTCTTAAGCAAATGACGACGATTTCTCGTGTATTGCGCGCCATCAGCAGTGCGGACAGTGTATGACCTAGTGTTGTGTTTGTCAACAACAACTGCTGGTTTCCAAGATTTATTCTCGCCTTGGATTCTCACCGTTTCATTAAGAACCAGTGGTTTCAAAGGTTTTGCTTTTACATCATAGTGATTTTTCTGTTCTAGACGAGATGACCTCATTAGACTCTTGATCTTTGGCAAATTTGGGGTTTCTGGGACCAGTTGAACAGGTAAACAAGGAATAACAGATCTGAGTTTTTTACTCATTAAGACTTGGGAAGGGGAACAACCAGTATCTGACAACGGGGTTGTGCGATATTCTAAAACTGCTAATAGAGGGTCGGTACCACTCTTTCGCGTTTTCTTAAGGAGTCGCTTGACCGTTTGCACAGTTCGCTCGGCGAGACCGTTAGACTGTGGGTACCTAGGACTTGATGTTATGTGATCAAAGTTCCACTTCTTACTGAAGTCTTCAAATTCGTACGATGAGTATTGAGGACCATTGTCCGATACGACCTTTTCCGGGATACCGAATCGTGCAAATATGGATTTTAGCTCATTGATAATCATGCTGCTGCTCGTGCTTCGAAGTTTCGTGTACTCAAAATATCTACTCAAATAATCAACTACCACGAGGTAGTCCTGACCTTCAAACGCGAACAAATCGGTTGCCACTATTTGCCAGGGATAATCAGGTATTTCATGACTGATTAAAGGTTCTTTTTGGTTTGACCTTCGAGACTCTAAGCATATCTTGCAGCTAGAAACAAGGTTCTGTATGTCACTTGACATTTTCGGCCAGAACATAATATCCCTTGCGCGGCTTAGACATTTATCGATGCCCATGTGGCCTGCATGGATTTTTTCGAGCATTTCAGTTCTGAGTGATTTCGGCATAACGATTTTGTTCCCTTTCAGAATCAATCccgaaacgaacgacaactcgtCGCGATGGTTCCAATACTCGACAACACAAGGAGAACATTCCTTTCGCGATTCAGGCCAACCATTCAGAATTATCTCAGCTAATGTAGAAAGTTGCTCGTCACGACATGTAGCGGATCTTATCGCCTCTAATTTTCGTTCACTAATCGGTAGTGAAGATAAGACTGAATGTACCTGAAGGTCTAATCCTTCCGAAATATGTGGATAAGTATCCGGAAGAAACTTACGGGACAAAGTGTCAGCCACGGGTATGCTCTTTCCGGGCAAATGGTACAAGTCTATATCATATCTTTGAAGTTGCAATAGCATGCGCTGAAGCCTAGGAGGAGCCGCGCTGATCGGCTTCTTTACTATGCTTACAAGTGGTTTGTGATCGGTTTCGACTCGTACGGAGTGTCCGTAAACGTATTGGTGAAAATGTTTACAACCAAATAAGATGGCCAACATTTCCTTCTCAATTTGAGCGTAGTTCACTTCTGTGGAAGTGAGTGACTTCGACGCGAATGCTATCGGTCTCTTATCTTGCATTAATGTAGCCCCTAAACCAAATTTAGAAGCGTCAACTTGCAAAGTGACTTCCTTGCCAGGGTCATAGTATGCGAGTACTCGTCCTGGGCATTGAGTGATGACCTTTTTGACCTCATTGAATGCTCTTTCCTGGGGGTGGTCCCAAGAGAACTGCACATCTTTGTTCAACAGTTTTCGCATCGGACTGGTGATTTCCGAGAGGTTCGGCGCAAACTTTGCGAGATAATTGACCATCCCGAGTATTGTTTCAAGTTCAGCCTTGTTTTGCGGGGGTTTCATGTTACTGACGGCATTGACCTTTAACGGATCAGGCTTAAGACCTTGCGACGATATGACGTGTCCAAAATAGGACAGTTCTGTGACCCCGACCTCTAGTTTATCCTCGTTAAATCGGATGCCCTTGTCGCGTGCTCTTGCGAGAACGGATCTAAGGTTCTGATCGTGTTCTGCCCTAGAACTACCAAATACCAAGATGTCATCGACTATGGCTACGACACCGCTCAGACCTTCAAAGCACTCATCGATTTTCCTTTGGAACTCATCTTGCGATGATTTAAGTCCAAATGGGAGACGGTGAAACCGGTAACGACCGAAAGGGGTGTTGAACGTTGTGAGGAAGGATGACTCCTCGTCCAACTTGAGAGCCCAGTAGCCAGACCGTGCATCTAGCTTAGTGAAAAATTTGGCTCCAGAGAGCTGCGGCAGGATATCGTCTAGGGTATGCATTGGGTAATGTGGACGCAAAATAGCCTTGTTCAAGTCTTGCGGATCAAGACAGATGCGTAACTTACCGGAGCGCTTCTCGACTACCACAAGTGAGTTTACCCATTTCGTTGGTTCGGTGACCTTTGCAATTATAGATGCCTGCTCCATGCGTTCGAGCTCGGATTTCAATTTGTCGCGGATCGCGAATGGTACACGTCGTGGGGGGTGGACTACCGGTACGGCGTTCTGATCAATGTAGATCTTGATTTCCCCTGGAAACAGTCCAATTCCTGAAAAAACATCTGAGTAACGTTTCAAAATTACTTCATTGTCTAATGAGCTAAATTGAGAGTGACCATCAGGTTCATGTTTGTGAACGCTTTTATCTGGACAGTGGACCTTGACATCACTGTCTGGGACTACTGTTTCAACAGAGTAGACTAATTTGATCAATTCAAAACTAAGACATGACTGAAGACCTAAAATAGGGGGTCCTTCTGTATCGACAACATAGAACTCGAGGTtctgtgacctttgacctactgtGCACGACAGACGACAAACACCTAATGTGCGTAGTTGACCACCATCATAAGCTGACAGTTTACGCTGGGGACTACGAAGGATGTCAAGTGATTCTAGCTTATTGTAGACCTTTTCAGGCAATATATTTGCTTGAGAACCAGTATCAAGTTTGAAATCTACAGGGAAGGATTTTGGACCGATATTTACCTTGGCAAAAGCCTGTTGATTTTTTATATGATCATAATTTGACTCTATACtatcaatgtagaaatcagaTTCAGTGTCAGACTCGGGGCATGCTGTAACTTCATGAACAGACTTTGATTTGTGCACAGAGCGACACACTTTGGAGAAGTGATTCCACTTGTTACAGTTATCACAGCGTTTCCCCTTTGCTGGACAGACGTCAGCTTTTTTGTGAGTGTATCCACAGTTGCCACATGTAGAAGATCCTGAATTCTTCTGTTGGTTCTGCTGTTTGGATGAACGTCGATGATTGGAGTTACGGTTCTTGTATTTCGCATCACTTGGTTCCGAATTCGATCTGCTTCCTGTGCGAGACGGTTTGGACACTGCATGCACTTCGGCATTATGCGGCGACATCAAGCGTAATTGCTCTTGGGAGTATTCGTAACTCTGGCTAATTTCAATAGCTTTAACAAGTGTCAGTTTTTCTCCCTCATTTATGAGTCTCTCTCTCACCTTCGTAGATGACGTACCAAACACAATGCGGTCACGCACCATCTCATCAGGGTCTCCGTAATTACAgtcttgtacatgtagtttcagACGTGTAACAAATTGTTCAGTAGTGTCACTGTTTTGAAGAATGTTATTGAATTTGTACCTCGCAAAAACAGGGTTCAATTTGGGCTGGACATACGACTTGAATTTGTTAAAGTACACATTCAAAGTTTTTGCGTGCTCGGCTGAAAGTTCCGGCCAAGTGTTAAATACATCTCTGCCCTTGTCACCAACCCATAATAAGAGATACTTGCATTTTATTTCCTCGTCCTTGTCCTTTAAAGGCCCGTCGAAAATAAGTTGCACATGTTGTTGAAATTTCTTCCACGCTTCTGGGAGATTGGTGCTATCCCAGTCCATTTTGGGCGTCGGAATGCCGGTCAAATCCATTTTGAAGTGTTGACAGGATTCTCTCTGTAAATCTGGTTTACTTCTGACACCATGTAATAGTGTGCGCAGGGCTCATGCCATGAGCCTTATGGAGGAACAAAAACAACGTGCTCCTAACTGTAATTTTTATTAATGACCAACATGTGTGGGTCCACACGGGGTCCCggatatatacaaaacatgtaaGAGCGATAACTCTAAGTATGTACAATCACAAGTCAAATGTTACAATCAaaacagaagctcattatagagagtttattatttgttttgaaaacaaagagtgaggtgtgttattgtttacgaagttttcaaataaatggatattgatctaagtttattacatatatcacatctcaagtacatgtatactttagataaaatgtgtcatttaaaagttaaaatttgtgattgtacaaaatgaagatgctttgaattacaaaaaagaaaaaaacaacaacgttTCACTggcttgtttacataaaaagacttgagtctaAAGTTGTTCATATAGCACTGAATCAAAGCTAAattatagctcttatccttgcattcagacggtccaaatttggttgtcaacattaaatgagttatattttttatttttaaccaaaaacaaaaaacaaaaaaaaccccaccaaataaaaggagacatatttctttaaaaaccgtgaaccagtccctttaacgtCCCTGTCGTAAAATAAAAACAGTCACTGAATTATCCTTTCAAAAGAAGATTCGAATGACGTAATTGTTTATTTCTTGATATTAGAAAGTTGCAATAGTCTACAGTAGGTGTGTGGGCAACTGCTATGTCactaataaataaaaatagacAATAGGAACTCTTTAATGTTTGGAGATAAACAATTACGTCATGggagtcttcatttgaacggaaagtATTGTGACTGTTTTTATAATGggatttacattgtacatacctAAACGGAGTGTTACACCATTAATAGTTATAGAGAGTATGTTCAACCGTTATATAACTTACCTGAAGCAAATAGTAGTATTACGCAAGCGTACACAAACTGCTAGAACCGGAGTAAGGTGAGTGTGAATTTTCAAACTTGAATTAAGTTGTGTGgaatcaatttttttaaagtcacGTTTTTGAATCTGTTAATATATTATATGAGTAGCATTGCAAGACATTTTCCGTGCGGTATTCAAAATTCTGAAAAGGTAAAAACGTGTTTTATCGTGATAAAATAATTCTGCCTGTGATTGCAGAGGCAAAATCAGTGGTTTAATAAAATAAGACTTTGCTGTGTTTAAACAATACAATGCGGTTAACGAAAGAACAAGGTATTCTCTGGTCTTCTTAAGTCCCAGGTGACGAGCTAGCAGAATGTCGTTACCCAAAGATAACTtgattcttttatcatttattgatatatcgtttatatttttttttcttcaaagaaAGAGTCATGATTGGTCttaaacatgaaattttaaaataatttaggGGAGGGGTGGGGGAACaatcgacccccccccccccccactaaatcggctatatacatgtatctaaactTCAAAGAATGAACTACATGAAAATGTAGACGCTCTGCTCTGCATTTTGTAGTTATAAGGAAGTCTCAAGTTTCACAAAACGTAAATGTTATCCATGTATATGTAAGGATCACTTACTATAGATGACGCAATATAGCTTTATCCTTTAGGAAATATTGACTTTATAAATATTGTTCAGGATTGCACTTCTTACGGAAGGAGTGTGACAGTTATTGAAATAGGAAAACCATTCTTGAGCAGCTTATTTTGACATTATGTAATCCACATGATTAAATTTCAacagagggttttttttttcgttggatCGCGATCCTAGCTCTTTCCTTTAATCAAATGTGAAAAGGCGGGGGAGACTTTACATCGGGGTATCGTGTCTTATCTAATGACCCACGTGCATGTaccttattttatcatttatcagCTGTCGCCAGTCTACGCCAGTGTTACACAgagaataaaaagaaacaaaaaccaaacaacCCCTCTTTTTCCGTACCCACAGAGAATTCGACCTGGAAACTGACCAATGAGAGACGAGCGAGTTATCAGTGGTGACACACAACATTCCGTCGAGTTAAATTCCTGGAACACTAAAAACCTtattttgatgtaaaatattgtCACAAGGATGCCTAAGGAGGTAagcttttatttttaaagtgaTGGGGTCGTGTGCTAGCTGTAGAAAATAAAGAACATCTCTAAATTACGATTTAATAAGGAATTTCGGGGGGAAAacttaaattgaaatttatttgtaatatagtTTTTCCTCCTAATTTTCTCCATGTTTAGTTTCCTTTCCTAAAAACAAAATCTACAGAaaccgataggtgccagggtatagaatcaatattcatttaactggcagccgccagttaatttaactggcgaccgccacttattattacctggcagccgccatataaagtaactggcggccgccacttattatctggcggccagttaatttatgtggcgaccgccagttaatttatatggcggccgccactcaattcaaattatttatatgGCGGTGGCCAGTTATTcaacttctctctctctctctctctctctctctctctctctctctctctctcaaaatgaaaggggtgcaatccctccccaatgcttagtaatatgcaTGTGATCTataattaagagcattaaattattgtttttcgattgtgctGCGTATTAGGCACGTAGAACCACTGGGCTGATCCTCcattttttgacaacgttcattttctgttattttcatatgaaaactAAGTTATTTTCATATGTGAAATAAGATAAATTGGCGGATTGGTCCCCACTCCACTCTTTGattgtagtaatgagtggtaaaaatgtaataatgaatgaactgatcaattgaaggatgaacgAAGTCTCCTCCCTCAATTTAGGAATACGAAGTTAGGGGAAtagagacattttaggttccttttctgcttgtcaacaattgtagaagataATTTCTCCGACGACTGTCCCTACACTTTGAAAACGACactgcgtgtttgcgtactattctaaatctttccaaaataatcactcagcaaaacgaattaaattgtttttgcaattggcagtcgccatgtataaattaagtggcggccagcagttaatttatatggcggccgccagataataagtggcggccaccagttaaataaatattaattctataccctggcacctatcggcttccgtaaaaATCTGAATTTTGGGGTGTTATCGAAGTGTTTGGTTTTATCGATTCCACCTTCATTGGGATTCACAATATTAAGGGTTCAAAGAAGAAAAACTGTTTTGATTTCCATTCAATGTAgcttaatttaatcaataaacaaagaaaatttatGTTGTCACCTTTTTAAGATGTCAGATATACATAAACAAaggtatatatcaacatcagaaaattgtaCACTTTTCGTTAAACAATGTTTGGAAATACTTAAAACTTAGTTGAATGATAAAACtttaatttcaacactttaaaaAAACTGATAATGTATGAATGTACATAAATTAGGAAAATCATTgtatttaaaataaacatagaATAGAAAATAATATCAGGGGTCATTGCCCTTGACAATATTTTACTAATGATAAACTTTTTAAGTGTTagatagtttaccagattttatttttattgtaccTAGTGAATAAAATCCCTTCAAAAGATAtgtttctatcatgcacaaagtttaattaATCAAATACGGTTGGGTGAAACTACGAACTTGGCTTAAAACGCGTCTGCTCGTTTCCCTATTAATTCCCGATAACACTGCTATCTGCGATTTTGTACACTAACCCCTAATTAATCTTTGTATCCTGCCCTAGCTAAACATTTCATTTTGGACATATTTTTTCTTCCTTGTTCTCCTGAAATCAAAGAGAAAGGACCTTTCTAGACAGCAACCAAAATACTTCGGAAACCCGATTTACAAGGCATGACGTAGTGTTGGACCTACTTAATAGTTCAATCCCCCCTATATTTATGATTCTAAATTTATATTGATTCCGCTAGTGTTACACCATGAACATTCCTAATCTTAACAATTATTCAATTTATTTCTTGGGCCGAAGCTCAGGGTTTGAGAGGGTAGTGACTTTTTTGCCAATATTCTTTGATCATCAATTAAAGAATTTAATAACAACTGAGGTTTTCCATGtcaagaaccctcactgttttGTATAAATAGCAGGTCGATAAGAATGCGCAGAAGACCCCCCAACCCAATTTTCggaaatttataaatataacaccccccaccccccaaataataattgaaaatcaGAAGTTTTGGCTGACCTCTTCTGCATTAGCTGGTTATATATCACTTCTCAATATATCTGAAAAATACAGGcttacatttaaaatatttagcatATACAATGACCATGGGATATCAATCAAATGCGTTTACCAGCTTCCCAGGAATTCGGAAATTCGAattaaattgttgaaaaaaaagtAATCTAACTGGCAATTCACAAATTCATCGGACTTTGTTAACATAAAATCAGATAGCGACAGCTTTTTGAGATACTAGAACATGTACACATTCATTTTGGTTCAAGAAATCATTTCTTGAAAACtaaacctatatatatatatatatataaatatatataataaaaatctgACATCAATAAATAGCTTGTTGacatttttactttatttatcaGCTGTCAACAGTGACAAATTTAAAGCCGTGGAATGACAGGTATATAGGTTGTTTTTAAGGAGGATATGTTTGTTGAGATAGGTGCAGTGAAACTGAAGTACAAGGTACCTAATCTCTAACTCTCTTGTCGCCATGCATGTTCTAATCagatcaaataaaatatttcacaacACATTTTACCTGGTGTTTATATCGTATCTATAGTTTGTGTTGATTATCTCTAAGGCTTACTAATAATGCAAAGTGTTTGTTAGAATCTTTTCAAATCAATTTTCAtaataaatatgcaaaaattaaaTGAACGTTTACGAACATTTAAGTTTTACCGCAGGTTCTATACACATGTATAGATAATTTTCGGTCTGCTTTCTCTCTGTGTCGATAGAATGGGAGGagggagtggggggggggggtggatttTGATATATTGACGAAGTGTTTATATTAACGAGTGACGTAACCTCTGTTTATACAGACTAGACGTCCAGGACCCTCGCAGTTTGTATCTCGGTTATCAGCTATACGTTTGTTTACGACTGAATGTACCAGACCACTTACATGACCCTAAGattaaaaacaaagacaaaCTTCCTTTCCACCCCATATCATATCAATCAAATAAAATCAGAAGGTAGAGAGTGTGTTGAAGAATGCTTATTGATCAAAAGTTCAATCAGTAATTGGCATAAAATTATAAACATACAGGacaatcaaatataaatttAACCTTGTACAAAAACTTCTTTTCAGAAACAGTTACATGCATCATcatcagttacatgtatcatcataTTACGAAGGTCCATTGAGATAATTTTTTGTAGCATAAAATACAATTTCGCGGTATAACGcgaaactttcgcgaataaGCGCGTAAATAAGTAAGTTTAAAGTAAGAACTATATACACACGCGAATACGCCTACATTTTACACATACATATTTGAGAATTTTTGGCATATATGCTATAAAAGTTTTTATTGAATGCAAAGCAGAATTCATATTTGTTATTGATTAATACCAGTGTTGCTTAGCtaacaacatattttgataattggGGTATAAAATTTCGGTCATTGAATTAAGCCTTAAAATGTCATAGAACATCGAAGTACTATTGGATTATCAACCACTAAATCTCTGAATTTTTGTTATGTTATTAAGTAAACAATGCTTAATTTACATTTgcttttgaaacatttgataaCCTGAAATACCCCCCAGATTGTCACTAGAAAGCACTTGGTCACCTAAGTTCTTTCAATAATAAATGAATccacacttttcaaaagttatgtCCCTTGGCTACCATGTTTTGGAAAAAACTCATAGAATTCTCACAGCAACCTTTGTAACTAACTATTTTATGATTTTGTCATGCTTTTGGTTTGGTTTTAACATGGTTTATCGTGaaagacctctcctatgtgacaactaatatcacaaaatatgtacatcagaATTAAAGGTCAATAAGATGATCTTCTTAAAGCAGGCAAATTATATCAAGAGATATGcatatacaaaattacaaagtACAGCTGGACAAGTTTGTTGTTAATTTTCTTCATAGTAATCATGCTACTTTTTTAATATTGAGCGCATTCAATCCGtgtttataaacaaaatatacgCTTTATAATGTAAAGGTTTCGTGTTATAACGCGCAATTTTCGCGCTATAACGCAAAAGTTACGCGTTTTTTCGCGAAAGTCTCGCGTTATTAACGTGTTAATTCGCGAAAGGTTCGCGTAACAACGCAAAAATTACGTGTTAATTCTCGAAAGTTTCGCGTTACAACTAGAAACTCGCATTTTACGGTTGTTTGTCTGATACGTAACAGTGGCCGATTTAGAGGGGCGTGACGTGATTTACAACCCCATTTGGACAAACCATTTTAGCAATTATTTTGCCATTGTCGAAAAgggtacaaacttgaatcagacCCCCTCCAAGGGGCCCTGGATACAACAGAGGTGAGATCATGTGCCTAaggggagtaagcattccctgtcgaccggtcacatcctccgtgagccctatatcttgatcagaaaaacgaagtaatcagtagtcaaaatctaggaggagtaagctaaAACTTCATGATTCCATTATTTTCATTCCACCAGAATCCAAGCAAATTAGACAATTTGAATTTTACTTGCATAATATTTTAAACAGTATAAcattttaacagtctcgtttaaagtcagtatttcgcaaattctatggtcgtaataacgatctagtttgccaatacaacctatcattgggtctaatgctgtctgacgtgtttcataccgattgttaggccgttcttggcacactaattttgactacggataactccgtttgcctgatcaagatatagggctcacggtgggtgtgaccggtctacagggggtgcgtactcctcctaggcgtctgatctcacctctggtgtgtccaggggttcttatttgtccaactctttattctatattgcttatgggagttttgagattgatcactgtttgttatcttcacatttcacttgtcgtgtttttttgttttttttaacatcatttttttttaatttattgattaattgatttatttatttgacT is part of the Ostrea edulis chromosome 2, xbOstEdul1.1, whole genome shotgun sequence genome and harbors:
- the LOC125680177 gene encoding uncharacterized protein K02A2.6-like, coding for MDLTGIPTPKMDWDSTNLPEAWKKFQQHVQLIFDGPLKDKDEEIKCKYLLLWVGDKGRDVFNTWPELSAEHAKTLNVYFNKFKSYVQPKLNPVFARYKFNNILQNSDTTEQFVTRLKLHVQDCNYGDPDEMVRDRIVFGTSSTKVRERLINEGEKLTLVKAIEISQSYEYSQEQLRLMSPHNAEVHAVSKPSRTGSRSNSEPSDAKYKNRNSNHRRSSKQQNQQKNSGSSTCGNCGYTHKKADVCPAKGKRCDNCNKWNHFSKVCRSVHKSKSVHEVTACPESDTESDFYIDSIESNYDHIKNQQAFAKVNIGPKSFPVDFKLDTGSQANILPEKVYNKLESLDILRSPQRKLSAYDGGQLRTLGVCRLSCTVGQRSQNLEFYVVDTEGPPILGLQSCLSFELIKLVYSVETVVPDSDVKVHCPDKSVHKHEPDGHSQFSSLDNEVILKRYSDVFSGIGLFPGEIKIYIDQNAVPVVHPPRRVPFAIRDKLKSELERMEQASIIAKVTEPTKWVNSLVVVEKRSGKLRICLDPQDLNKAILRPHYPMHTLDDILPQLSGAKFFTKLDARSGYWALKLDEESSFLTTFNTPFGRYRFHRLPFGLKSSQDEFQRKIDECFEGLSGVVAIVDDILVFGSSRAEHDQNLRSVLARARDKGIRFNEDKLEVGVTELSYFGHVISSQGLKPDPLKVNAVSNMKPPQNKAELETILGMVNYLAKFAPNLSEITSPMRKLLNKDVQFSWDHPQERAFNEVKKVITQCPGRVLAYYDPGKEVTLQVDASKFGLGATLMQDKRPIAFASKSLTSTEVNYAQIEKEMLAILFGCKHFHQYVYGHSVRVETDHKPLVSIVKKPISAAPPRLQRMLLQLQRYDIDLYHLPGKSIPVADTLSRKFLPDTYPHISEGLDLQVHSVLSSLPISERKLEAIRSATCRDEQLSTLAEIILNGWPESRKECSPCVVEYWNHRDELSFVSGLILKGNKIVMPKSLRTEMLEKIHAGHMGIDKCLSRARDIMFWPKMSSDIQNLVSSCKICLESRRSNQKEPLISHEIPDYPWQIVATDLFAFEGQDYLVVVDYLSRYFEYTKLRSTSSSMIINELKSIFARFGIPEKVVSDNGPQYSSYEFEDFSKKWNFDHITSSPRYPQSNGLAERTVQTVKRLLKKTRKSGTDPLLAVLEYRTTPLSDTGCSPSQVLMSKKLRSVIPCLPVQLVPETPNLPKIKSLMRSSRLEQKNHYDVKAKPLKPLVLNETVRIQGENKSWKPAVVVDKHNTRSYTVRTADGAQYTRNRRHLLKTNEPDLSQVSMFESFPNVLDNQNSSPMVTNNHDHENLEVEKSDINSPLKSKNDSSQGCYITRSGRAVKPKTIVSM